The following coding sequences are from one Thermaerobacter subterraneus DSM 13965 window:
- the mtnP gene encoding S-methyl-5'-thioadenosine phosphorylase, with amino-acid sequence MRLAIIGGTGVYDPEILDDVREETVVTPYGRATVRIGKFRGLEVVFLARHGAGHTVPPHKINYRANIYALAALGVRRVIATAAVGSLRQAFGPGHFVLVDQFLDFTKNRVSTFFEGGEAGVVHIDVTEPYCPEIRSHLEAAGKALGLPVTNGGVYVCTEGPRFETPAEIRMFERLGGDLVGMTSVPEVVLAREAGLCYATIAMVTNYAAGISGQPLTHEEVLEIMAANGTNLRRLILEALPRLAAEPACPCVARPAPLKVAAATGGEEEPRP; translated from the coding sequence GTGCGACTGGCCATCATCGGAGGAACGGGCGTATACGATCCGGAGATCCTGGACGACGTGCGCGAGGAGACGGTGGTCACGCCCTACGGGCGGGCCACCGTGCGCATCGGCAAGTTCCGCGGCCTGGAGGTGGTCTTCCTGGCCCGGCACGGCGCCGGGCACACGGTACCACCCCACAAGATCAACTACCGGGCCAACATCTATGCCCTGGCTGCGCTGGGGGTCCGCCGGGTCATCGCCACCGCCGCCGTGGGCTCCCTGCGCCAGGCCTTCGGGCCGGGCCACTTCGTCCTGGTCGACCAGTTCCTCGATTTTACTAAGAACCGCGTCTCCACCTTCTTCGAGGGCGGGGAGGCCGGGGTCGTCCACATCGACGTCACCGAGCCGTACTGCCCGGAGATCCGCAGCCACCTGGAGGCGGCCGGCAAGGCCCTGGGCCTGCCCGTGACCAACGGTGGCGTGTACGTCTGCACCGAGGGGCCGCGCTTTGAGACGCCCGCGGAGATCCGCATGTTCGAGCGCCTGGGCGGCGACCTGGTGGGCATGACCAGCGTGCCGGAGGTGGTGCTGGCCCGGGAGGCGGGCCTGTGCTACGCCACCATCGCCATGGTGACCAACTACGCCGCCGGCATCTCGGGCCAGCCCCTGACCCACGAAGAGGTGCTGGAGATCATGGCGGCCAACGGGACCAACCTGCGGCGGCTGATCCTGGAGGCCTTGCCCCGCCTGGCCGCCGAACCGGCCTGCCCGTGCGTGGCGCGCCCTGCCCCCCTCAAGGTGGCGGCGGCCACCGGCGGGGAGGAGGAACCCCGGCCGTGA